The following are encoded together in the Salmonella enterica subsp. enterica serovar Choleraesuis genome:
- the fabB gene encoding beta-ketoacyl synthase produces the protein MLHRVAITGLGIVSSIGTTLDEVTESLYKGRSGITTDAERLELGFNSSLTGAIRPFEKRFPLTRKQRKSTPEFVEWAAEAALSAIDLSGLAPDQIATERTGMIFGCDSSVLPAIQQTELLKETKSTNSLGSGFVFQSMTSCITMNLNAILGTKGASWSISGACASGGHAIGQAADLIRLGRQDRMICGGAQEINWQSMCSFDGLSAFSTRLDDPQGASRPFAKGRDGLVPSGGAAAVVLERYDHAVARGAKIWGEVLSYGFSSDGENIIVPSRTGLGRAMRMALQESGLASKDIDYICAHATSTPKGDEMEAGNIIDVFGARNVPISSTKSMTGHELWMSGAAQVVYTSLMAHNNFVAPNINFDGPDDVTAGLDIITEAREQSIKKALCNSAGFGGTNSCLVLGF, from the coding sequence ATGTTACATCGTGTCGCGATTACCGGTCTGGGCATTGTTTCCAGCATCGGTACAACATTGGATGAAGTGACCGAATCGCTCTATAAGGGCCGCTCCGGTATTACTACTGACGCAGAACGGCTCGAGCTGGGTTTTAACTCCTCGCTGACCGGCGCTATTCGCCCATTTGAAAAACGCTTCCCGCTTACCCGTAAGCAGCGTAAGTCCACTCCAGAATTCGTTGAGTGGGCCGCAGAAGCCGCTTTATCCGCCATCGACCTTTCTGGCCTGGCTCCTGACCAAATCGCTACCGAGCGCACCGGGATGATCTTCGGCTGTGACTCCAGCGTGTTGCCTGCAATCCAGCAGACTGAGCTGCTTAAAGAAACTAAAAGCACCAACAGCCTGGGCAGCGGCTTCGTTTTCCAGTCAATGACATCCTGCATCACCATGAACCTGAACGCTATCCTGGGGACTAAAGGGGCATCGTGGTCTATCAGCGGTGCATGCGCCAGCGGCGGTCACGCTATCGGTCAGGCGGCAGATTTAATCCGTCTGGGCCGTCAGGATCGCATGATTTGCGGTGGTGCTCAGGAAATTAACTGGCAGTCCATGTGTAGCTTTGACGGGCTGAGCGCGTTCTCTACCCGCCTGGACGACCCGCAGGGTGCCAGCCGCCCGTTCGCTAAAGGCCGCGATGGTCTGGTACCGAGCGGCGGCGCGGCGGCTGTAGTTCTGGAACGTTACGATCACGCAGTAGCTCGCGGTGCCAAAATCTGGGGTGAAGTCCTGAGTTACGGCTTCTCCTCCGATGGTGAAAACATCATCGTCCCAAGCCGTACCGGTCTTGGCCGCGCAATGCGTATGGCGCTGCAAGAGTCTGGCCTCGCCAGCAAAGATATCGATTATATCTGTGCGCACGCGACTTCAACGCCAAAAGGCGATGAGATGGAAGCCGGTAACATCATCGACGTATTCGGGGCGCGCAACGTACCTATCTCCTCCACTAAATCCATGACTGGTCATGAACTGTGGATGAGCGGTGCGGCGCAGGTGGTCTACACCAGCCTGATGGCCCACAACAACTTCGTGGCGCCAAATATTAACTTTGACGGCCCGGATGATGTTACTGCCGGCCTCGATATCATCACTGAAGCTCGTGAGCAGTCCATCAAGAAAGCACTGTGTAACTCCGCAGGTTTCGGCGGTACAAACTCCTGCCTGGTACTAGGTTTCTAA
- the ygfF gene encoding NAD(P)-dependent oxidoreductase: protein MELALITGASRGIGRATALLLAKKGYRVAINYRQNKAAAQQTVDAIESRGGAAFLLQGDVAEEEQIEAMFQLLDSWGEPLRVLVNNAGILDTQSTIEDLTAARINRILITNVTGSFLCCREAVKRMALRHGGLGGNIVNVSSVAARLGAAGEYIDYAASKGALDSLTIGLAQEVAGQGIRVNSVRPGFIYTEMHASGGEPGRVDRIKNSLPLGRGGRPEEVAEAIAWLISEQAGYVTGNFIDMAGGR from the coding sequence ATGGAACTAGCGTTGATTACCGGGGCCAGCCGTGGAATAGGGCGAGCAACGGCGCTGCTTCTGGCGAAGAAAGGTTATCGGGTGGCGATAAACTATCGCCAAAATAAGGCTGCTGCGCAGCAGACGGTGGACGCAATCGAAAGCCGGGGAGGAGCCGCATTTTTATTGCAGGGTGATGTAGCAGAAGAAGAGCAGATTGAAGCCATGTTCCAGCTCCTGGACTCGTGGGGTGAGCCGCTGCGAGTATTAGTGAATAATGCCGGGATACTGGATACTCAGTCGACTATTGAAGATCTCACCGCAGCGCGTATTAACCGCATCCTCATAACCAATGTTACCGGAAGCTTTCTCTGCTGCCGTGAGGCGGTAAAACGCATGGCGCTAAGGCATGGCGGCCTTGGCGGAAATATCGTAAATGTCTCTTCTGTGGCAGCCAGGCTGGGGGCCGCTGGAGAATATATAGATTATGCGGCTTCTAAAGGCGCTCTGGATAGCCTGACAATCGGGCTGGCGCAGGAGGTCGCAGGCCAGGGGATTCGGGTCAATAGCGTGCGCCCGGGTTTTATTTATACCGAGATGCATGCCAGCGGCGGGGAGCCGGGCCGTGTGGACAGGATTAAGAATAGCCTGCCATTGGGACGGGGTGGGCGGCCTGAAGAGGTTGCAGAGGCTATTGCCTGGCTGATTAGCGAGCAGGCGGGATATGTCACCGGCAATTTTATTGATATGGCTGGCGGGCGATGA